The following are from one region of the Sorghum bicolor cultivar BTx623 chromosome 2, Sorghum_bicolor_NCBIv3, whole genome shotgun sequence genome:
- the LOC8059896 gene encoding protein PHLOEM PROTEIN 2-LIKE A10 isoform X1, whose amino-acid sequence MYRRRALAFARRRRRWLLWAGAAAGCYLIYRHPAVAARRRRLARLASALASLADAAAAVASDLAAFLRSDSDAVPQTLKQVSKLAASPEASASVSALSGAVAAGVLRGYYAAAPGSGAAPGTEVSISDRVLDRVLSPDGERLASAVAGSFGSHLVLAFYSAPPQPSATDASSASWVDALTTPRGQRAIRSWVEVFTATAVGVFIDKTIHINTYDQLFAAATNPDYGARLQELFIALCSTSVETLVKTSHGVLSSTSRNASGTGSSVSSSSSNGGAGEGWMETVSSALAVPSNRKLVLDLTGRATFEAVQSFLEFVLWKLHAGARAGGCTDKVTYHYQSLYHLCLQIRFLGVGLGMCTSSGEPSSLGCWAPSPCLVHSELSGRRLEKTTVQSAFPCQIWSASGYPSFRLPLLRPYTYMIIIKGRLFCSMQTAMIHVS is encoded by the exons ATGTACCGCCGCCGCGCGCTCGCCTTcgcccggcgccgccgccgctggctcCTCTGGGCGGGCGCCGCCGCGGGGTGCTACCTGATCTACCGGCACCCGGCCGTGGCGgcccggcgccgccgcctcgcGCGTCTCGCCTCCGCGCTGGCCTCCCTcgcggacgccgccgccgccgtggcgtCCGACCTCGCGGCCTTCCTCCGCTCCGACTCCGACGCGGTCCCGCAGACcctcaagcaggtatccaagcTCGCCGCCTCTCCCGAGGCGTCCGCGTCCGTGTCGGCGCTGTCCGGGGCCGTCGCCGCCGGCGTGCTGCGCGGATACTACGCCGCAGCGCCGGGGTCCGGAGCTGCCCCTGGAACCGAAGTCTCGATCTCGGACCGCGTGCTGGATAGGGTGCTCTCCCCCGACGGGGAGCGCCTCGCGTCCGCCGTCGCCGGCAGCTTTGGGAGCCACCTAGTGCTCGCCTTCTACTCAGCCCCGCCACAGCCTTCCGCGACGGACGCATCGTCGGCGAGCTGGGTCGATGCCCTTACCACACCGAGGGGCCAGAGGGCGATCCGCAGCTGGGTCGAGGTCTTCACGGCCACTGCCGTCGGCGTCTTCATTGACAAGACCATCCACATCAACACCTACGACCAGCTCTTCGCTGCCGCCACCAACCCTGATTACGGCGCCAGGCTGCAAGAGCTTTTCATAGCGCTCTGCAGTACCTCAGTCGAGACACTGGTCAAGACCTCACATGGCGTCCTGTCCAGTACCAGCCGAAATGCCAGTGGCACTGGCAGCTCTGtttccagcagcagcagcaatggTGGGGCTGGTGAAGGGTGGATGGAGACGGTGTCAAGTGCGCTGGCGGTGCCAAGCAACCGCAAACTTGTTCTGGATTTGACAGGCAGGGCGACATTTGAGGCAGTGCAGTCGTTCCTGGAGTTTGTGCTGTGGAAACTGCACGCTGGTGCAAGAGCTGGAG GTTGCACAGACAAAGTAACATACCACTACCAGAGCTTGTATCATCTTTGTTTGCAAATCAG ATTTTTGGGGGTGGGATTGGGAATGTGTACCTCCTCCGGAGAGCCTTCTTCTCTGGGATGCTGGGCTCCTTCTCCTTGTCTG GTACATTCAGAACTTTCAGGGCGACGGTTAGAAAAAACTACCGTACAATCAGCATTCCCATGTCAAATTTGGAGTGCCTCTGGATATCCCAGTTTCAG GCTGCCTCTTCTGCGTCCATACACTTATATGATCATCATCAAAGGGAGGCTCTTCTGTAGCATGCAGACTGCGATGATCCACGTCAGTTAG
- the LOC8059896 gene encoding protein PHLOEM PROTEIN 2-LIKE A10 isoform X4, whose translation MYRRRALAFARRRRRWLLWAGAAAGCYLIYRHPAVAARRRRLARLASALASLADAAAAVASDLAAFLRSDSDAVPQTLKQVSKLAASPEASASVSALSGAVAAGVLRGYYAAAPGSGAAPGTEVSISDRVLDRVLSPDGERLASAVAGSFGSHLVLAFYSAPPQPSATDASSASWVDALTTPRGQRAIRSWVEVFTATAVGVFIDKTIHINTYDQLFAAATNPDYGARLQELFIALCSTSVETLVKTSHGVLSSTSRNASGTGSSVSSSSSNGGAGEGWMETVSSALAVPSNRKLVLDLTGRATFEAVQSFLEFVLWKLHAGARAGGCTDKVTYHYQSLYHLCLQIRYIQNFQGDG comes from the exons ATGTACCGCCGCCGCGCGCTCGCCTTcgcccggcgccgccgccgctggctcCTCTGGGCGGGCGCCGCCGCGGGGTGCTACCTGATCTACCGGCACCCGGCCGTGGCGgcccggcgccgccgcctcgcGCGTCTCGCCTCCGCGCTGGCCTCCCTcgcggacgccgccgccgccgtggcgtCCGACCTCGCGGCCTTCCTCCGCTCCGACTCCGACGCGGTCCCGCAGACcctcaagcaggtatccaagcTCGCCGCCTCTCCCGAGGCGTCCGCGTCCGTGTCGGCGCTGTCCGGGGCCGTCGCCGCCGGCGTGCTGCGCGGATACTACGCCGCAGCGCCGGGGTCCGGAGCTGCCCCTGGAACCGAAGTCTCGATCTCGGACCGCGTGCTGGATAGGGTGCTCTCCCCCGACGGGGAGCGCCTCGCGTCCGCCGTCGCCGGCAGCTTTGGGAGCCACCTAGTGCTCGCCTTCTACTCAGCCCCGCCACAGCCTTCCGCGACGGACGCATCGTCGGCGAGCTGGGTCGATGCCCTTACCACACCGAGGGGCCAGAGGGCGATCCGCAGCTGGGTCGAGGTCTTCACGGCCACTGCCGTCGGCGTCTTCATTGACAAGACCATCCACATCAACACCTACGACCAGCTCTTCGCTGCCGCCACCAACCCTGATTACGGCGCCAGGCTGCAAGAGCTTTTCATAGCGCTCTGCAGTACCTCAGTCGAGACACTGGTCAAGACCTCACATGGCGTCCTGTCCAGTACCAGCCGAAATGCCAGTGGCACTGGCAGCTCTGtttccagcagcagcagcaatggTGGGGCTGGTGAAGGGTGGATGGAGACGGTGTCAAGTGCGCTGGCGGTGCCAAGCAACCGCAAACTTGTTCTGGATTTGACAGGCAGGGCGACATTTGAGGCAGTGCAGTCGTTCCTGGAGTTTGTGCTGTGGAAACTGCACGCTGGTGCAAGAGCTGGAG GTTGCACAGACAAAGTAACATACCACTACCAGAGCTTGTATCATCTTTGTTTGCAAATCAG GTACATTCAGAACTTTCAGGGCGACGGTTAG
- the LOC8059896 gene encoding protein PHLOEM PROTEIN 2-LIKE A10 isoform X2: MYRRRALAFARRRRRWLLWAGAAAGCYLIYRHPAVAARRRRLARLASALASLADAAAAVASDLAAFLRSDSDAVPQTLKQVSKLAASPEASASVSALSGAVAAGVLRGYYAAAPGSGAAPGTEVSISDRVLDRVLSPDGERLASAVAGSFGSHLVLAFYSAPPQPSATDASSASWVDALTTPRGQRAIRSWVEVFTATAVGVFIDKTIHINTYDQLFAAATNPDYGARLQELFIALCSTSVETLVKTSHGVLSSTSRNASGTGSSVSSSSSNGGAGEGWMETVSSALAVPSNRKLVLDLTGRATFEAVQSFLEFVLWKLHAGARAGGCTDKVTYHYQSLYHLCLQIRFLGVGLGMCTSSGEPSSLGCWAPSPCLVHSELSGRRLEKTTVQSAFPCQIWSASGYPSFRWERRPCMKFSAYFLTF; encoded by the exons ATGTACCGCCGCCGCGCGCTCGCCTTcgcccggcgccgccgccgctggctcCTCTGGGCGGGCGCCGCCGCGGGGTGCTACCTGATCTACCGGCACCCGGCCGTGGCGgcccggcgccgccgcctcgcGCGTCTCGCCTCCGCGCTGGCCTCCCTcgcggacgccgccgccgccgtggcgtCCGACCTCGCGGCCTTCCTCCGCTCCGACTCCGACGCGGTCCCGCAGACcctcaagcaggtatccaagcTCGCCGCCTCTCCCGAGGCGTCCGCGTCCGTGTCGGCGCTGTCCGGGGCCGTCGCCGCCGGCGTGCTGCGCGGATACTACGCCGCAGCGCCGGGGTCCGGAGCTGCCCCTGGAACCGAAGTCTCGATCTCGGACCGCGTGCTGGATAGGGTGCTCTCCCCCGACGGGGAGCGCCTCGCGTCCGCCGTCGCCGGCAGCTTTGGGAGCCACCTAGTGCTCGCCTTCTACTCAGCCCCGCCACAGCCTTCCGCGACGGACGCATCGTCGGCGAGCTGGGTCGATGCCCTTACCACACCGAGGGGCCAGAGGGCGATCCGCAGCTGGGTCGAGGTCTTCACGGCCACTGCCGTCGGCGTCTTCATTGACAAGACCATCCACATCAACACCTACGACCAGCTCTTCGCTGCCGCCACCAACCCTGATTACGGCGCCAGGCTGCAAGAGCTTTTCATAGCGCTCTGCAGTACCTCAGTCGAGACACTGGTCAAGACCTCACATGGCGTCCTGTCCAGTACCAGCCGAAATGCCAGTGGCACTGGCAGCTCTGtttccagcagcagcagcaatggTGGGGCTGGTGAAGGGTGGATGGAGACGGTGTCAAGTGCGCTGGCGGTGCCAAGCAACCGCAAACTTGTTCTGGATTTGACAGGCAGGGCGACATTTGAGGCAGTGCAGTCGTTCCTGGAGTTTGTGCTGTGGAAACTGCACGCTGGTGCAAGAGCTGGAG GTTGCACAGACAAAGTAACATACCACTACCAGAGCTTGTATCATCTTTGTTTGCAAATCAG ATTTTTGGGGGTGGGATTGGGAATGTGTACCTCCTCCGGAGAGCCTTCTTCTCTGGGATGCTGGGCTCCTTCTCCTTGTCTG GTACATTCAGAACTTTCAGGGCGACGGTTAGAAAAAACTACCGTACAATCAGCATTCCCATGTCAAATTTGGAGTGCCTCTGGATATCCCAGTTTCAGGTGGGAACGCAGACCTTGCATGAAATTCTCCGCCTATTTTCTCACATTTTAA
- the LOC8059896 gene encoding protein PHLOEM PROTEIN 2-LIKE A10 isoform X3, giving the protein MYRRRALAFARRRRRWLLWAGAAAGCYLIYRHPAVAARRRRLARLASALASLADAAAAVASDLAAFLRSDSDAVPQTLKQVSKLAASPEASASVSALSGAVAAGVLRGYYAAAPGSGAAPGTEVSISDRVLDRVLSPDGERLASAVAGSFGSHLVLAFYSAPPQPSATDASSASWVDALTTPRGQRAIRSWVEVFTATAVGVFIDKTIHINTYDQLFAAATNPDYGARLQELFIALCSTSVETLVKTSHGVLSSTSRNASGTGSSVSSSSSNGGAGEGWMETVSSALAVPSNRKLVLDLTGRATFEAVQSFLEFVLWKLHAGARAGGCTDKVTYHYQSLYHLCLQIRMAWSVNIHYPVCQDSF; this is encoded by the exons ATGTACCGCCGCCGCGCGCTCGCCTTcgcccggcgccgccgccgctggctcCTCTGGGCGGGCGCCGCCGCGGGGTGCTACCTGATCTACCGGCACCCGGCCGTGGCGgcccggcgccgccgcctcgcGCGTCTCGCCTCCGCGCTGGCCTCCCTcgcggacgccgccgccgccgtggcgtCCGACCTCGCGGCCTTCCTCCGCTCCGACTCCGACGCGGTCCCGCAGACcctcaagcaggtatccaagcTCGCCGCCTCTCCCGAGGCGTCCGCGTCCGTGTCGGCGCTGTCCGGGGCCGTCGCCGCCGGCGTGCTGCGCGGATACTACGCCGCAGCGCCGGGGTCCGGAGCTGCCCCTGGAACCGAAGTCTCGATCTCGGACCGCGTGCTGGATAGGGTGCTCTCCCCCGACGGGGAGCGCCTCGCGTCCGCCGTCGCCGGCAGCTTTGGGAGCCACCTAGTGCTCGCCTTCTACTCAGCCCCGCCACAGCCTTCCGCGACGGACGCATCGTCGGCGAGCTGGGTCGATGCCCTTACCACACCGAGGGGCCAGAGGGCGATCCGCAGCTGGGTCGAGGTCTTCACGGCCACTGCCGTCGGCGTCTTCATTGACAAGACCATCCACATCAACACCTACGACCAGCTCTTCGCTGCCGCCACCAACCCTGATTACGGCGCCAGGCTGCAAGAGCTTTTCATAGCGCTCTGCAGTACCTCAGTCGAGACACTGGTCAAGACCTCACATGGCGTCCTGTCCAGTACCAGCCGAAATGCCAGTGGCACTGGCAGCTCTGtttccagcagcagcagcaatggTGGGGCTGGTGAAGGGTGGATGGAGACGGTGTCAAGTGCGCTGGCGGTGCCAAGCAACCGCAAACTTGTTCTGGATTTGACAGGCAGGGCGACATTTGAGGCAGTGCAGTCGTTCCTGGAGTTTGTGCTGTGGAAACTGCACGCTGGTGCAAGAGCTGGAG GTTGCACAGACAAAGTAACATACCACTACCAGAGCTTGTATCATCTTTGTTTGCAAATCAG GATGGCATGGTCTGTGAACATCCATTACCCTGTATGTCAAGATTCATTCTAA
- the LOC8084300 gene encoding phytosulfokines 4: MAKRATVMVLAAALAVLLLAAASSAPVASAARDDPAAAAAAVSSSHDQKQGSAETEGGCEGANDEDECMMRRTLNAHTDYIYTQQHHN, from the exons ATGGCGAAGAGGGCGACGGTCATGgtgctcgcggcggcgctcgcggtcctcctgctggcggcggcgtcgTCGGCCCCCGTGGCCAGCGCCGCGCGGGACGacccggctgcggcggcggcggccgtctCATCTTCTCATGACCAG AAGCAGGGATCGGCGGAAACGGAAGGCGGGTGCGAGGGCGCCAACGACGAGGACGAGTGCATGATGAGGCGCACGCTGAACGCGCACACCGACTACATCTACACCCAGCAGCACCACAACTGA
- the LOC8059897 gene encoding ATP-dependent DNA helicase DDM1 isoform X2 — protein sequence MGTLSMSDAIPAKNWDDSPVKFEANGGDALPVLKEEERLLEPVKDELADGILDSLPIDLEAKNGDASLITEAMKKEEEELEDTRLKAVEEEEARKREEAARLAFDPETRYNKLDELLSQTQLYSEFLLENMDRIAEENVETQAEEPQVEEKKKGRGRKRKAKPVYNDKKAKTAVAAMLTRSREDRLAEDCTLSEEERWEKEQANLVPLLTGGKLKSYQIKGVKWLISLWQNGLNGILADQMGLGKTIQTIGFLAHLKGKGMHGPYLIIAPLSTLSNWVNEISRFTPSLASIIYHGDKAARAEIRRKFMPKNAGPDFPIVVTSYEMAMYDAKFLAVHRWKYVIVDEGHRLKNSKCLLLRELKRIPMDNKLLLTGTPLQNNLAELWSLLNFILPDIFSSHQEFESWFDFSGKGNGEKDEETDENKRLHVVSKLHAILRPFLLRRMKEDVEQLLPRKKEIIIYANMTEHQKQIQHHLVEKTFDNYLNEESDIILKRPGIKARLHNLMIQLRKNCNHPDLLEAQVDSIGLYPPVEKILEQCGKFQLFDRLLNYLIEQKHKVLVFSQWTKVLDIIEYYLDSKGHDVCRIDGSVKLEERRRQIAEFNDLNSSMRIFLLSTRAGGLGINLTSADTCILYDSDWNPQMDLQAMDRCHRIGQTRPVHVYRLATSHSVEGRIIKKAFGKLKLEHVVIGKGQFEQERAKPNVLNEGELLALLKDEQDEEDRMIQTDISDEDLLKLMDRSDLLGPPGGTNATPLVPLKGPGWEVVVPTKSGGGMLSALTS from the exons ATGGGGACGCTATCAATGTCTGATGCTATCCCTGCCAAGAACTGGGATGATTCCCCTGTTAAGTTTGAGGCTAACGGTGGTGACGCGCTCCCCGTCCTTAAGGAGGAAGAGCGGCTATTGGAGCCTGTGAAGGATGAGCTGGCTGATGGAATCTTGGATTCCTTACCAATTGACCTGGAGGCCAAGAATGGCGATGCATCGCTCATCACTGAAGCGATGaaaaaggaggaggaggagcttgAAGACACCCGGCTCAAGGCGGTGGAAGAAGAGGAAGCCAGGAAGAGGGAGGAGGCTGCAAGACTCGCTTTTGATCCTGAGACACGGTATAACAAGTTAGATGAACTGCTGTCGCAGACACAACTCTATTCGGAGTTTCTACTTGAGAACATGGATCGAATTGCTGAA GAAAATGTTGAGACTCAAGCTGAAGAGCCACAggtagaagagaagaagaaagggcGTGGCCGAAAGAGGAAAGCAAAGCCAGTGTACAATGAT AAGAAGGCTAAGACAGCAGTGGCTGCCATGCTTACAAGGTCTCGCGAAGATCGTCTTGCGGAAGATTGTACTCTCTCAGAAGAAGAAAGGTGGGAAAAAGAGCAGGCCAACCTTGTGCCATTATTGACCGGAGGAAAGTTGAAGTCATACCAGATAAAGGGTGTCAAGTGGCTTATATCATTGTGGCAGAATGGGCTGAATGGAATACTGGCTGATCAAATGGGCCTTGGGAAAACCATTCAGACAATTGGATTTCTTGCTCATCTGAAAGGGAAAGGCATGCATGGTCCATACTTGATAATCGCTCCTCTATCCACTCTCTCGAACTGGGTGAATGAAATCTCAAG GTTTACTCCATCTCTTGCTAGTATCATATATCATGGAGATAAGGCGGCCCGGGCAGAGATCCGAAGAAAATTTATGCCCAAAAATGCTGGCCCTGATTTTCCGATAGTAGTGACTTCATATGAGATGGCCATGtatgatgctaaatttcttgcTGTCCATAGGTGGAAGTATGTTATTGTGGATGAG GGCCATCGTCTGAAAAATTCTAAGTGTCTATTATTGAGGGAGCTGAAGCGTATACCAATGGATAATAAGCTTCTTTTGACTGGAACACCCCTGCAGAATAATCTAGCGGAGCTGTGGTCACTACTGAACTTCATTTTGCCTGATatattctcgtcacatcaagaATTTGAGTCATG GTTTGATTTTTCTGGGAAAGGAAATGGAGAAAAAGATGAAGAAACTGATGAGAATAAAAGGCTGCATGTTGTTTCAAAGCTTCATGCTATTTTACGTCCATTCCTTCTAAGGCGGATGAAGGAGGATGTGGAACAGCTGCTTCCACGGAAGAAAGAGATAATCATTTATGCCAACATGACTGAACATCAGAAGCAAATCCAGCATCACTTGGTTGAAAAAACATTTGACAACTACTTGAATGAGGAATCGGATATTA TATTGAAGAGACCTGGCATTAAGGCAAGGTTGCATAATCTAATGATTCAGCTGAGGAAGAATTGCAACCATCCTGATCTTTTGGAAGCTCAAGTTGATTCAATAG GTTTATATCCACCTGTTGAGAAGATCCTGGAACAATGTGGTAAATTCCAACTTTTTGACAGGTTACTAAATTACCTGATTGAACAAAAGCACAAG GTTCTAGTATTTTCGCAATGGACAAAAGTGTTGGACATTATTGAGTATTACCTTGATTCAAAAGGCCATGATGTTTGCCGAATTGATGGTAGTGTAAAATTGGAAGAAAGAAGGAGGCAG ATAGCAGAATTCAATGACTTGAATAGCAGTATGCGAATCTTCCTCCTGAGCACAAGGGCTGGTGGACTTGGCATCAACCTTACTTCTGCTGATACCTGTATCCTCTACGACAGTGACTGG AATCCTCAGATGGATTTGCAGGCTATGGATCGATGCCACCGGATTGGCCAAACACGGCCAGTGCATGTATATAGGCTGGCTACGTCACATTCTGTTGAG GGACGGATCATCAAGAAAGCTTTTGGGAAGTTGAAGCTAGAGCATGTGGTGATCGGCAAGGGACAGTTTGAACAAGAGAGAGCTAAGCCTAATGTCTTAAAT GAGGGTGAACTGCTGGCGCTTCTCAAGGACGAGCAGGACGAGGAAGACAGGATGATCCAGACCGACATCAGCGACGAGGACCTACTGAAGCTGATGGACCGGAGCGACCTCTTGGGCCCACCCGGCGGCACTAACGCTACTCCACTTGTGCCGCTGAAAGGCCCAGGCTGGGAGGTGGTGGTGCCGACCAAGAGTGGTGGTGGCATGCTCTCCGCGCTCACCAGCTGA
- the LOC8059897 gene encoding ATP-dependent DNA helicase DDM1 isoform X1, whose product MGTLSMSDAIPAKNWDDSPVKFEANGGDALPVLKEEERLLEPVKDELADGILDSLPIDLEAKNGDASLITEAMKKEEEELEDTRLKAVEEEEARKREEAARLAFDPETRYNKLDELLSQTQLYSEFLLENMDRIAEENVETQAEEPQVEEKKKGRGRKRKAKPVYNDKKAKTAVAAMLTRSREDRLAEDCTLSEEERWEKEQANLVPLLTGGKLKSYQIKGVKWLISLWQNGLNGILADQMGLGKTIQTIGFLAHLKGKGMHGPYLIIAPLSTLSNWVNEISRFTPSLASIIYHGDKAARAEIRRKFMPKNAGPDFPIVVTSYEMAMYDAKFLAVHRWKYVIVDEGHRLKNSKCLLLRELKRIPMDNKLLLTGTPLQNNLAELWSLLNFILPDIFSSHQEFESWFDFSGKGNGEKDEETDENKRLHVVSKLHAILRPFLLRRMKEDVEQLLPRKKEIIIYANMTEHQKQIQHHLVEKTFDNYLNEESDIILKRPGIKARLHNLMIQLRKNCNHPDLLEAQVDSIGLYPPVEKILEQCGKFQLFDRLLNYLIEQKHKVLVFSQWTKVLDIIEYYLDSKGHDVCRIDGSVKLEERRRQIAEFNDLNSSMRIFLLSTRAGGLGINLTSADTCILYDSDWNPQMDLQAMDRCHRIGQTRPVHVYRLATSHSVEVRFDDISHLQSSNLLLWLKSCSGYIYVLLIISSLQGRIIKKAFGKLKLEHVVIGKGQFEQERAKPNVLNEGELLALLKDEQDEEDRMIQTDISDEDLLKLMDRSDLLGPPGGTNATPLVPLKGPGWEVVVPTKSGGGMLSALTS is encoded by the exons ATGGGGACGCTATCAATGTCTGATGCTATCCCTGCCAAGAACTGGGATGATTCCCCTGTTAAGTTTGAGGCTAACGGTGGTGACGCGCTCCCCGTCCTTAAGGAGGAAGAGCGGCTATTGGAGCCTGTGAAGGATGAGCTGGCTGATGGAATCTTGGATTCCTTACCAATTGACCTGGAGGCCAAGAATGGCGATGCATCGCTCATCACTGAAGCGATGaaaaaggaggaggaggagcttgAAGACACCCGGCTCAAGGCGGTGGAAGAAGAGGAAGCCAGGAAGAGGGAGGAGGCTGCAAGACTCGCTTTTGATCCTGAGACACGGTATAACAAGTTAGATGAACTGCTGTCGCAGACACAACTCTATTCGGAGTTTCTACTTGAGAACATGGATCGAATTGCTGAA GAAAATGTTGAGACTCAAGCTGAAGAGCCACAggtagaagagaagaagaaagggcGTGGCCGAAAGAGGAAAGCAAAGCCAGTGTACAATGAT AAGAAGGCTAAGACAGCAGTGGCTGCCATGCTTACAAGGTCTCGCGAAGATCGTCTTGCGGAAGATTGTACTCTCTCAGAAGAAGAAAGGTGGGAAAAAGAGCAGGCCAACCTTGTGCCATTATTGACCGGAGGAAAGTTGAAGTCATACCAGATAAAGGGTGTCAAGTGGCTTATATCATTGTGGCAGAATGGGCTGAATGGAATACTGGCTGATCAAATGGGCCTTGGGAAAACCATTCAGACAATTGGATTTCTTGCTCATCTGAAAGGGAAAGGCATGCATGGTCCATACTTGATAATCGCTCCTCTATCCACTCTCTCGAACTGGGTGAATGAAATCTCAAG GTTTACTCCATCTCTTGCTAGTATCATATATCATGGAGATAAGGCGGCCCGGGCAGAGATCCGAAGAAAATTTATGCCCAAAAATGCTGGCCCTGATTTTCCGATAGTAGTGACTTCATATGAGATGGCCATGtatgatgctaaatttcttgcTGTCCATAGGTGGAAGTATGTTATTGTGGATGAG GGCCATCGTCTGAAAAATTCTAAGTGTCTATTATTGAGGGAGCTGAAGCGTATACCAATGGATAATAAGCTTCTTTTGACTGGAACACCCCTGCAGAATAATCTAGCGGAGCTGTGGTCACTACTGAACTTCATTTTGCCTGATatattctcgtcacatcaagaATTTGAGTCATG GTTTGATTTTTCTGGGAAAGGAAATGGAGAAAAAGATGAAGAAACTGATGAGAATAAAAGGCTGCATGTTGTTTCAAAGCTTCATGCTATTTTACGTCCATTCCTTCTAAGGCGGATGAAGGAGGATGTGGAACAGCTGCTTCCACGGAAGAAAGAGATAATCATTTATGCCAACATGACTGAACATCAGAAGCAAATCCAGCATCACTTGGTTGAAAAAACATTTGACAACTACTTGAATGAGGAATCGGATATTA TATTGAAGAGACCTGGCATTAAGGCAAGGTTGCATAATCTAATGATTCAGCTGAGGAAGAATTGCAACCATCCTGATCTTTTGGAAGCTCAAGTTGATTCAATAG GTTTATATCCACCTGTTGAGAAGATCCTGGAACAATGTGGTAAATTCCAACTTTTTGACAGGTTACTAAATTACCTGATTGAACAAAAGCACAAG GTTCTAGTATTTTCGCAATGGACAAAAGTGTTGGACATTATTGAGTATTACCTTGATTCAAAAGGCCATGATGTTTGCCGAATTGATGGTAGTGTAAAATTGGAAGAAAGAAGGAGGCAG ATAGCAGAATTCAATGACTTGAATAGCAGTATGCGAATCTTCCTCCTGAGCACAAGGGCTGGTGGACTTGGCATCAACCTTACTTCTGCTGATACCTGTATCCTCTACGACAGTGACTGG AATCCTCAGATGGATTTGCAGGCTATGGATCGATGCCACCGGATTGGCCAAACACGGCCAGTGCATGTATATAGGCTGGCTACGTCACATTCTGTTGAGGTGCGGTTTGATGATATCAGtcatcttcagagttcgaactTGTTGCTTTGGTTAAAATCATGTAGtggatatatatatgttttactCATCATCTCATCATTGCAGGGACGGATCATCAAGAAAGCTTTTGGGAAGTTGAAGCTAGAGCATGTGGTGATCGGCAAGGGACAGTTTGAACAAGAGAGAGCTAAGCCTAATGTCTTAAAT GAGGGTGAACTGCTGGCGCTTCTCAAGGACGAGCAGGACGAGGAAGACAGGATGATCCAGACCGACATCAGCGACGAGGACCTACTGAAGCTGATGGACCGGAGCGACCTCTTGGGCCCACCCGGCGGCACTAACGCTACTCCACTTGTGCCGCTGAAAGGCCCAGGCTGGGAGGTGGTGGTGCCGACCAAGAGTGGTGGTGGCATGCTCTCCGCGCTCACCAGCTGA